A single Streptomyces sannanensis DNA region contains:
- the secD gene encoding protein translocase subunit SecD, producing MTRATRVRALFALAVLALSVYITLTVPARLGLDLRGGTQIVLETRDSPTAKADAEATDRTLEVLRRRVDALGVAEPTLARSGDNRIIVELPGVQDPRKAADVLGRTAQLTFHPVLGPADPAAPSPEPRPKSSEERVLPDESGQPLRLGPSALTGADVGGAEALTDPQRGVGWFVTVDFEGRGKDLWADLTGKAACAPADDPTRRVAIVLDDKVISSPQVSPTVACRTGISGGSTEITGNFSPDEAKELALLVNGGALPVPVEMIEQRTVGPTLGAEAIEASAQAAIIGTVLTSLFLMVVYRLLGGLATLALACYGVISYAALAALGATLTLPGLAGFVLAIGMAVDANVLVFERAREEYTARRSKSLRSALAAGFRNAFSAIADSNITTLIAAGLLFFLASGPVRGFGVTLTIGVLASMLSALVITRLLAEYAVARRAVRRRPGVSGITTTGKVRDWLTRRDPDLMRHRRRWLAGSAVALVLATSGIAVRGLNFGVEFTGGRLIEYSTTAPVDVDRARDALADAGFPRAVVHTSGDGDLTVRTSKLSNAEEAKVSETIAGLGGKTEKVRDELIGPSLGEELRRGAAIALVVALGAQLLYLGIRFRWTLATSAVVAMAHDALILVGVFAWFGKPIDGVFLAALLTVIGYSVNDSVVVFDRIRELSADNRRTPFARIANTAILQTVPRTVNTGMGAVFILSALAVLGGDSLTDFALALLIGIVVGTYSSMFTAAPLAIELQARAGRK from the coding sequence CGTACTCGCACTGTCCGTCTACATCACCCTGACCGTTCCCGCCCGCCTCGGCCTCGATCTGCGAGGCGGCACCCAGATCGTGCTGGAAACCCGTGATTCCCCCACGGCCAAGGCCGACGCCGAGGCCACCGACCGCACCCTGGAGGTGCTCCGGCGCCGCGTCGACGCGCTCGGCGTGGCAGAACCCACTCTCGCTCGTTCCGGAGACAACCGGATCATCGTCGAGCTGCCCGGAGTCCAGGACCCGCGCAAGGCCGCCGATGTCCTCGGCCGCACGGCCCAGCTCACCTTCCACCCCGTCCTCGGCCCGGCCGACCCCGCCGCCCCCTCGCCCGAGCCGCGCCCCAAGAGCTCCGAGGAGCGGGTTCTCCCCGATGAATCCGGGCAGCCGCTGCGCCTGGGCCCGTCCGCTCTCACCGGCGCGGACGTCGGCGGCGCCGAAGCCCTCACCGATCCCCAAAGAGGCGTCGGCTGGTTCGTCACCGTCGACTTCGAGGGCCGGGGCAAGGATCTGTGGGCCGATCTGACAGGCAAGGCCGCCTGCGCCCCGGCCGACGATCCCACCCGCCGGGTCGCGATCGTCCTGGACGACAAAGTCATCTCCTCGCCCCAGGTCTCCCCGACTGTCGCCTGCCGCACCGGCATCAGCGGCGGATCCACGGAGATCACCGGCAACTTCAGCCCCGACGAGGCAAAGGAGCTGGCCCTGCTCGTGAACGGCGGCGCTCTCCCGGTACCGGTGGAGATGATCGAACAGCGCACCGTCGGCCCCACCCTCGGCGCCGAGGCCATCGAGGCCAGCGCCCAGGCCGCCATCATCGGCACCGTACTGACCTCGCTGTTCCTCATGGTCGTGTACCGGCTCCTCGGCGGCCTGGCCACCCTGGCCCTGGCCTGCTACGGGGTCATCTCCTACGCGGCCCTGGCCGCCCTCGGCGCCACCCTCACCCTCCCCGGTCTGGCCGGTTTCGTCCTCGCGATCGGCATGGCCGTGGACGCCAACGTGCTCGTCTTCGAACGGGCCCGTGAGGAGTACACGGCCCGAAGGAGCAAGAGCCTGCGCTCCGCCCTGGCCGCCGGATTCCGCAACGCCTTCAGTGCCATCGCCGACTCCAACATCACCACGCTCATCGCCGCCGGACTGCTGTTCTTCCTCGCTTCCGGACCCGTCCGCGGCTTCGGGGTCACCCTGACCATCGGCGTCCTCGCCTCCATGCTCAGCGCCCTGGTCATCACGCGGCTCCTCGCCGAATACGCCGTCGCCCGACGCGCCGTTCGGCGGCGCCCCGGCGTCTCCGGCATCACCACCACCGGGAAGGTCCGCGACTGGCTCACCCGCCGCGATCCCGATCTGATGCGCCACCGGCGGCGCTGGCTGGCGGGTTCCGCCGTGGCACTCGTCCTGGCCACCTCCGGCATCGCGGTCCGGGGACTCAACTTCGGGGTGGAGTTCACCGGCGGACGGCTGATCGAGTACTCCACCACCGCACCCGTGGATGTCGACCGTGCCCGGGACGCGCTCGCCGACGCCGGTTTCCCTCGCGCCGTCGTACACACCTCCGGGGACGGCGACCTCACCGTGCGCACCAGCAAGCTGTCCAACGCCGAGGAGGCGAAGGTCAGCGAGACCATCGCCGGCCTCGGCGGGAAAACGGAGAAGGTCCGCGACGAGCTGATCGGCCCCAGCCTCGGTGAAGAGCTGCGACGGGGCGCCGCCATCGCACTCGTCGTGGCCCTGGGCGCTCAGTTGCTCTACCTCGGGATCCGGTTCCGCTGGACGCTCGCCACTTCCGCGGTCGTCGCGATGGCCCATGACGCGCTCATCCTCGTCGGTGTCTTCGCCTGGTTCGGCAAACCCATCGACGGGGTCTTCCTGGCCGCCCTGCTGACCGTGATCGGTTACTCGGTCAACGACTCCGTGGTCGTCTTCGACCGGATCAGAGAGCTGTCGGCCGACAATCGCAGGACACCCTTCGCGCGCATCGCCAACACCGCGATCCTCCAGACCGTGCCGCGCACCGTCAACACCGGCATGGGTGCGGTGTTCATCCTGTCCGCCCTCGCCGTGCTGGGTGGCGACTCGCTGACCGACTTCGCCCTCGCGCTGCTCATCGGAATCGTCGTAGGCACCTACTCGTCGATGTTCACCGCGGCACCCCTGGCCATCGAACTCCAGGCCCGCGCCGGCAGGAAGTGA